A window of bacterium genomic DNA:
GGTCGCTTGTACTCGATGGTCGCGGCCTTGTCCCAGACGATGTAATCCTCGATGCCGAAGATCCCGATCAGCATCAGCATGAAAAAGGGGTCGGAGGCCGCGAAAATGGCGCCGCCGAAAGTGGTGCCGACGTAATTCCGGGTGAGGAGGCTTTTCTTCAATTCGACGACGCTTTCCCGCCAGTCCGGCGAGATCGACTTCACCCGGGTCCGGGTGAAGAGGTAGGGCGGGTAGAGGTTGGGC
This region includes:
- a CDS encoding DUF4442 domain-containing protein — encoded protein: PNLYPPYLFTRTRVKSISPDWRESVVELKKSLLTRNYVGTTFGGAIFAASDPFFMLMLIGIFGIEDYIVWDKAATIEYKRPGRSTLTLRFVITDQDIAAIRKDLEEDGKSEPIFHVDAVDRQGHVCATVSKTIYMRKK